One part of the Arthrobacter sp. EM1 genome encodes these proteins:
- a CDS encoding DUF1684 domain-containing protein produces MADHDFGSREFGAQDGVADISAVDIADWRLRTFALYASVRKIAAQDPAEAHSYWRQERDRMFGTHPASPLTAAAKSTFGGLKTADYDPIYRFHIPLTGEGAGREMNVETGTDGQVRFVRLGTFDLPELGQLAVWKIHGYGGGIFVPFRDATAGQPGGSYGAGRYLLDTIKGAFHGVQGSGPGAEFVVDFNFAYNPSCAYNEAWACPLAGPSNRLAVEIPAGELH; encoded by the coding sequence ATGGCGGATCACGATTTTGGCTCCCGCGAGTTCGGAGCCCAGGACGGAGTGGCGGACATCTCCGCCGTCGACATTGCGGACTGGAGGCTCCGGACCTTTGCGTTGTACGCCAGCGTGCGGAAAATCGCGGCGCAGGATCCGGCCGAGGCGCATTCGTACTGGCGCCAGGAGCGGGACCGGATGTTCGGCACGCACCCTGCCTCGCCGCTGACGGCGGCCGCAAAGTCCACCTTCGGCGGCCTGAAAACGGCGGACTACGACCCGATCTACCGCTTCCATATCCCGCTGACGGGCGAGGGCGCCGGGCGGGAAATGAATGTTGAGACCGGAACCGACGGCCAGGTCCGTTTTGTCCGGCTGGGGACCTTCGATCTGCCGGAACTGGGCCAGCTCGCCGTGTGGAAGATCCACGGCTACGGCGGCGGCATCTTTGTGCCGTTCCGCGACGCCACGGCCGGCCAGCCCGGCGGAAGTTACGGTGCGGGCCGGTACCTGCTGGACACCATCAAGGGTGCCTTCCACGGTGTGCAGGGTTCGGGTCCGGGAGCGGAATTTGTTGTTGATTTCAACTTTGCCTACAACCCCTCCTGCGCCTACAACGAGGCCTGGGCATGCCCGCTCGCCGGGCCATCGAACCGACTGGCGGTAGAGATCCCGGCCGGCGAGTTGCACTGA
- a CDS encoding GtrA family protein — MDSQLEQHSAAPAPAGVRPADRRRHRGILRYPLVRQLLRFTAVGIVCTVTSLALYAFLRPYLGPQPANATALILTSLMNTALNRRLTFKITERHRMKRDHLNGLIVILVALLITGGSLGVLHWINPDATVSAELWTTTLSGFAATAVRFTMLRHWIFRRARHR; from the coding sequence ATGGATTCCCAGCTTGAGCAGCACTCCGCCGCGCCTGCACCCGCCGGAGTCCGTCCGGCGGACCGCCGGCGGCACCGCGGGATTCTTCGGTACCCCCTGGTCCGGCAGTTGCTGCGATTCACCGCCGTCGGAATTGTCTGTACCGTCACGTCGCTGGCGCTCTATGCCTTCCTCCGCCCGTATCTCGGCCCGCAACCGGCCAACGCGACGGCTCTTATCCTCACCTCGCTGATGAACACGGCGCTGAACCGGCGGCTGACGTTCAAAATCACCGAACGCCACCGGATGAAGCGCGACCACCTCAACGGCCTGATCGTCATCCTCGTGGCGCTTCTGATTACCGGCGGCAGCCTCGGCGTGCTGCACTGGATCAACCCCGACGCCACAGTTTCTGCCGAGCTGTGGACCACAACACTCTCCGGCTTTGCCGCCACGGCCGTCCGCTTCACCATGCTGCGGCACTGGATCTTCCGCCGGGCCCGGCACCGTTAG